Genomic DNA from Geitlerinema sp. PCC 9228:
CCCTCAACGCCAAAAATGGTACGTTGCAGTTGCGCGCTGCCCCCGGTCGCAATCAAGTGATTCAAGAACCGTTTGCCGATTTGGATATTCGCGGAGAACGGGAATTTTATCAAGTAAGTTTTCGCCAGCCGCTGGTGCGTTCCTCTCGGGAAGAGTTTGCTTTGTATTGGGGAATCACCCATCAGGAAAACGAAACTTTTACCATTGTGGGACCCACACCGTTTGGTTTCGGTCCCGATGAAGATGGCATTAGTCGCATCACCACGCTAGAATTCGGACAGGATTATATTCGCCGCCATGAAAATAGTGCTTGGGCGTTGCGATCGCAGTTTAACTTCGGTGTTGATATTTTCGATGCTACCACCAACCCAGACCCCATTCCCGACGGACGTTTTTTTAGCTGGATCGCTCGCCTACAGCGGGTGCAGCGGATTGGCAAAGACCATTTGTTGGTCTTGGCGGCTAACTTGCAACTGTCTCCCGATGGTTTGCTCGCGCCAGAACAATTTATTATCGGTGGCGGTCAATCCTTACGCGGCTATCGGCAAAACGTTCGTTCTGGGGATAATGGCTTGCGCGCTTCTGTGGAAGGTCGGTTTACAGTGGCAAGGGATGAAGCTGGCTTGCCGACCATGCAGCTGGCACCTTTTTTGGATATGGGAACGGTTTGGAATGTGGAAGACAATCCCAATCCTTTGCCTGACGAAACGTTTTTACTGGCTGTAGGTTTGGGTATGTTTTGGGAACCAGTGCCCAATTTTGAAGTGCGCTTGGATTATGGCATTCCTTTGATCGATTTGGACGATCGCGGCGATAATATCCAAGAGGATGGATTGCATTTTCGGGTCAACTATCGTTTGTAGTTTGTTCGCCAGCCACAATGCCACAGTATTTTGCCACGGTTGCTCGCTCGTTGGAAGAAACGGCTGCCCGGGAATTGGAACGTTTGGGAGCAACGCAGGTACAACCTGAGTTTACAGGCGTTCGTTTTCGCGGCGATCGGGAATTATTGTATCGGGTGAATTTATGGGCGAGAACTATTTTTCGCGTTTTGGTGCCTATTTACGAGTTTCCCTGTCGCGATCGCAAAAGTTTGTATAAAGGCATACGGGAAATTGACTGGGACCGATATTTATATCCAGAAAATACCTTTGCCGTGCGCGCCACCGGCAAAAACAAACAGCTCAACCATACTCATTTTACCGCCTTAGAAGTAAAAAATGCGATCGTGGACGGGCAGCGCGATCGCACGGGCAATCGTTCCAGCATCGATATCAATCGTCCCGACTTATCCATCAACGTACACGTACACAAAAATCGCTGCATCGTCAGTTTAGATAGTTCCGGCGAAAGTTTGCACCGGCGCGGATACCGACCAGCCGTGGGATGGGCCCCTTTAAAAGAAACCCTGGCGGCAGCTTTGCTAGATTTAGCCGAATGGCATCCCCACCTCCCTTTTCTCGACCCCATGTGTGGTTCCGGCACCTTACCCATCGAAGCCGCCATGCAATCTTGCCAAATAGCACCGGGATTGTTTCGGAAGAAATTTCCCTTTACAAACTGGCCAGATTTCGATGCTTCCTTATGGAAAAAAGTTTACCAAGAAGCCATAGATTGCCAACGAAATTCCCCGCCAGCACCAATTTGGGGAAGCGATCGCGATCGCGAAGTCCTGCAACAGGCTCGCACCAACGCTTCTTTGTGTCAGCTAACATCCAGCATTACCTTTTCCCAAACCGACATTACCGACCTGCAAGCCCCAGCCGACTGTGGTATCATTATATGCAATCCCCCCTACGGACAGCGTTTGGGCAATTCCCAACAGCTAAGTGCCCTCTACAAACAACTCGGCGATATTTTCAAACAACGCTTTACCGGCTGGACCGCCTTTATAATTACCGGCAACAAAGAACTAGCCAAATGTGTAGGATTGAAAGCTTCCCGTCGCATCCCCGTCTATAACGGTTCCGAACCCTGCACGTTCCTCAAATACGAATTATATTAAGCAAAAATCCTTGACAAAAGCCTTTTTTTGTGGTAGAAATACCTTCTTTACCTAATTTTTCAGTTGCCGCATCGACGATAATCAACGATATTGCAAGGAGTTGATATTTTGGCCCGCGTTCGAGTTCGACAACACGTTAACCCCCTCAGCAAAGCCTACCAAAAACCCATTACCCCACCCAACTGGCAACAAATCTACGCCCATCCCCACCAACCCCTACACCTAGACATCGGTTGTGCCAGAGGTCGGTTACTGCAGGAACTGGCCCCCCAATCCCCTCAGTGGAACTTCTTAGGCACCGAAATTCGCCATCCCCTGGTTGACGAAGCCAACCGCTGGCGAGACGAACAAGAATTATCCAACCTACATTTTCTCTTTTGTAATATCAACACCTCAGCAGCACCCTTACTGCAATCTCTCCCAGAAAACGTCTTGCAGTGTGTTTCCATTCTATTTCCCGACCCTTGGTTTAAAAAACGCCACCAAAAACGACGTATGGTACAACCGTCATTGGTAGCGCTTTTAGCACAATATTTGGTTTCTGGCGGTCGTGTCATTCTCGCTTCCGATGTGGAATCCGTTGCCACCCAAATGTGGGAATGTTTTGCTGCCCATCCAACATTTGCATGCGAAAGCCAGCAATGGCTGCCGGAAAATCCTCTTCCCACCGCCAGCGAACGGGAAATTGCCACCCTCAACAAAGGCGAACCCGTTTACCGCACGGTATTTGTGAAAAAATAAAATCGAAAATCCAAGCTTCAGGGCACTATTTTCTCCGTTTTTGCCTGCATTTGCCGGATTTGCGGTGTTTTTTGGGAAGACTGGTGGGAGTGGTTCCGGTTTTGGATTTGAGCGTGAACTTGGTTGTACTTCTCATGAGTCAAGGGAATGTAGCCAACAGTGCTGACCAACTGGCGTCCGTGGGTGAGATAGTAATCCAAAAACGCTTGCAATTCCGGTTTTTCGTCTAAAGAATTCACATTAACATAAAGAAACAACGGTCGGGAAAGGGGCGTGTACTGACCGTTTTTCACCGTAGCTGGGGAAGGAAAAACCGCCCCCTCGCCATTGTCAACAGCCAGGGCTTTCAGACGCGCGGTATTTTCCAAATAGTAGAAATAGCCAAAATACCCCAGTGCATTGGGGTCTTCGGCGACACCTTCTACCAAAACCACGTCGTCTTCGCTGTCTTCGTAATCCGTCCGACTAACCCCCGCTTCGCCGACAATATTTTCTGTAAAATAATCAAAAGTACCCGAGTCCGTTCCGGGTCCGTATAGGTTGATGGGAGCGGCAGGCCATTCGGAACGCAGTTGGTTCCATTGGGCAATTTGCGTATCTGGTTGCCAAATTTCCCTGAGTTCGGCGGTGGTAATGGCATCTGCCCAATCGTTTTCGGGATGAACGACCACAGTAATCGCATCGTAAGCGATGGGCAACTCCATATATTCTACCCCCGCTTGCTGGCAAGCTGCCCGCTCTTGGTGGTTAATGGGACGGGAAGCGTTGTTTATGTCGGTTTCTCCCGTACAAAATTGGCGAAAACCGCCGCCAGTACCGGAAAAACTCACTTGGATGTTGGGGGCGTCGTTTTTTTCAAAGTCATATTTGAGTGCGACTTCGTTGGTGATGGGATAGACTGTGCTGGAACCGTCAATTTGAATTTTTGGTTCTCCTTGAGACGCATTTGAGCTTTGTTGCTCTCGGGCACATCCCGTTGCCAAAGCAATTACACTCAATCCCAAGCATAAAAAGACTTTCCCATCAATTTTTTTGTATCCTATCATCTCGAATACCCCGCTTGTAGCTATTAGGGAACGTATCTTTATTATTTCAATGACAGATGGGAGAAATGTTAAGGACAGGTAAAGGATTGGCGAAAATTTTGATGGGAATTTCCCGGTAATTATAGCGCTCAGTGTGGCAGGTTCGGTTGGGAATATTTTCAGGCAAATTGTAACTCGCGGTTTTCAATTACATTTTGTATATAAATATAAATTTCTAAGACGAAAGCCCTCCCGCAGACAGTCAAGCTAAAAATGTGTGCTACCTTACAAAAAGATGGTTGCATTGATTCGTCAAACTTCTCTAAAAATTCCGAAAAACTATGCCATTTACGATTGAATCTGCCCGCAATATTTTTCCGAACACGGCAACTGCTGACGCCGTGCCAGCTACAACGAATAGATTTGAACAACTTAGTGCTGAAGACCAACTGGCCTTGATTTGGTTTGCCTATTTGGAAATGGGGAAAACCATTACCATTGCTGCTCCAGGAGCTGCCAGAATGCAGCTAGCAGAAAGAACCCTCAATCAAATTCGCCAAATGAGTTTCCAGGAGCAATCCCAGACCATGTGCGACCTAGCCAATCGTGCGGATACCGAAATTTGCCGTACTTATGCCACTTGGTCGCCTAATATTAAACTGGGTTTTTGGTACCAACTCGGGCAGTGGATGGAACAGGGCATTGTAGCCCCAATCCCAGAAGGATACCAACTCTCTGCTAGTGCCTCTGCGGTTTTAGAAGCTATTAAAGGATTGCAGCCGGACCAGCAAATTACGGTGCTGCGCAATACAGTGGTGAATATGGGATTTGACCCGAATAAATTGGGCACCTATAACCCAGTCACTGAACCGGTGGAACCCCCCAAAGATATGTCCCAACGCAGTCGGGTTACTATTGAAGGAGTGACCAATCCGACTGTGCTTGCCTACATGAACAATTTAAATGCTAATGATTTTGATGCGTTGATTGAATTGTTTGCTCCTGACGGTGGCTTGCAACCTCCTTTTCAACGACCGATTGTGGGGAAAGAGGCTATCTTACAATTTTTCCGGGCAGAATGCCAAAATTTGAAACTTTTACCCGAACGCGGTGTTTCCGAACCGGCTGAAGATGGTTACACTCAAATTAAGGTGACCGGAAAAGTACAAACTCCTTGGTTGGGTGCTAGTGTAGGTATGAATATTGCTTGGCGCTTTTTGCTTAATGCCGATAACAAGATTTTCTTTGTTGCTATCGATTTGTTAGCTTCTCCGAAGGAGTTAGTTAATTTGTCTCGTTAGTGGGAAATCCACTGTGGAAACAATTTTTACCTATATATTGCCAGCGTTCTTTAGTAAAATAAAGGGCGTTTTTTTTGTCTATTGGCACCGGCTTGGTTTTGCTGTTTGCGGTTGGTGGGGAATGGTTTGTGTTTAAGTTTTCCACGCGATCGCGTATAATGAAAGTTACAGTGATACATTTCTATTGATTATGCCAGCAACTGAAATTGAGTGGTCTCAAACCGAAAAAGAAATTGCTCAAGCTGCTTTTGTCAAGGCGCGGGAGCGGGAAGTAAATGCAACAATCGAAACGGTCCGCCAGGCGGCTAATGCGATTGCCAATGCTGACGAATTATGGCGCTTGCACGATTTTTTAAGTTCCAAAAGGCATGAAATTGACGGTAAGTATGATTACCGATATCCTGTCTTGCTTTTGGTTTTTTCGCAACTGGTTAAAGAGGGATGGTTGTGCCTCGATGAATTGCAAGGGTTAGCGCCAGATAAAATTACTAAAGTATCGGCTCTTTCTCGCATGTGACATTCAATTATATAGTTTCTGCCATCAAGCGATCGCGTTGATTCCTTATCCTGAAAATTTTACAGTACATAACTGGGGGTATTTTGGTAAAAAGGCTCGGGAGCAACTTGACGGCCATTTTTCGATCAGATCCAAGATTCAAACCACATGCGCAGTTCCCAAGCTTTTTGAGATAAGGGGAATCCCAGATAAATAGGCAGCCAAAAAAGAAAACTTAAACCAACAGCTAGCAAAACCGCGATCGCGCCCCACCGCCACCCCAGTTCCCGGCGGTGAAACCAGTGCGCCACCAACCAAGCCAAAGCCAACCAAGCAAAGAGGGCAGCACTCATGTAATGGTACAAAAACAAACAGCGACTCACCTGCGACCAGGGCAACCAGTTGGCTAGATAGTTGACCAGCAAATACAAGGGAATGGCAGGCACAGGGGTTTGGTTGCTGCTAGAAGTGCTGGAACGACCATAGGATACCAACCAGCGGGAAGACAGCCGCCCATTCAGGCAATCAATGAGGGCAACCACCACCACAATCGCACAGGCCAAAATCGCGATCGCTCCCAGCCACCAAAGCACGGGATTGCCCATAGCATGCACATCGCGTACCATGCCAGTCCTTTCGTTGGTTTGATATAAATATGCAATCGGGCGCGCCATGACCACCCAAGAATACCAGGAAGAACAGTAAGGATGTACCTCTTCGCTGCTGCCAATGCGTTGGTGGTAAGAAAAACTTTCCACTTGCATTTCCCAAAACCCCGGCTCGGGGAAAATAAGTAAGTGGGGAATCCACAGCAAACCGTACGTAATCGCAGCTTGCCCGGTTATATAAAGACTCACCCAGGGAAAATCCTGCCCTAGGGAACTAGGTTGGGGGGAAAACTTCTGGCGGTGCTGCCACCAAGCGATCGCACCAAATCCCTGCAATCCCAACCAAAATCCCAATCCATTCCACTTGACTGCCGCTGCTGCCCCCAAAGCCCCACCAGCACCTGCGAACCACATCCAACGCCGCCTGCCGCGTGCAGACACGCCACGGAGAAAAGCATACTGCCCGCACAAACCAAAAAAGACCAGGTAAATATTGATCAGGGCATAGCGAGATTCAACTAAGAACAAACCATCAAGGGCAACCAGCAAAGCCGCCGCGATCGCATAGGTTTGGGCTTGGGGAAGTTGCCAGCGCCACCTTCCCAACTGGTAGGCGATGCCTCCTACCAACAGGGGAACAAAAGACCCCACGGCGGCATTCATCCACCGGTAATCAAAGGGCGTCAGTAGGGAACCCGTTTCCGTATTAGTGGGAGTTTCGGGGAAAGGTAAATGCTGGCCGACCCAGATGCCCACCGCAATCAAATATTTGCCTAAGGGGGGATGGGTATCGAAAAATTCCGTTTGGGTGAGGTAATTGTTGGCAAAGGTGGCAAAATAGACTTCATCGAACACCAGTTGGTTGAACTGACTGATGTGCCAAAATCTCAGGACCAGAGAAAATAGAAAAATGCCGACCCAAGCCAACCGCCAGAAATGGGGTTTTTGGTTGGTTGTCATTGGTTTCTCAAAGCCTGTCAAAATGGGCAGCGACGCCCGCTGCGTTTCCAGCTTTTCCTAGCGAAAAAAGGTTCTGTACACTAGAACCTATGGCACCATCGACGATCGCAAAATCTTTTCAGCATGAATCCATTGGACTCCCATTCTACGTTTGTAGCTCGTTTTTTTAAATTTGCAGAAAATGGCACCACCCTGCGCACCGAAATTTTGGCCGGGATAACGACTTTTTTTACTATGGCCTATATCCTAGCCGTTAATCCCGGTATTTTGGGCGAAGCCATTTTTTTAGAGCAACCCCAGGATTTGTTTGCCGAACTGGCGATTGCAACGGCTATAGCCAGCGCGATCGCCACCTTGGTGATGGCTTTGTTTGCCAACTATCCCTTTGCTCTAGCCCCAGGTATGGGATTGAATGCTTTTTTCGCCTTTTCCGTCGTTCTCGGGATGGGTATTGACTGGCGCGTCGCTTTGTTCGCCATTTTTCTAGAAGGATTGCTATTTATCATTCTCACCCTCACCGAACTGCGTAGCCACCTCCTCCGAGCCATCCCCGACTGTTTGAAACAAGCCACCGCCGCCGGCATTGGTTTGTTTCTCGCCTACATTGCCGTCACCGGCGATCCGGAGTCGGGAAGCAGCGGCTCGGGCATCATTGCCATCGACCAAGCCACCACCACAACTTTGGGAAACTTAGCCAACCCAGCCACAGTCTTAGCGATCGCGGGCATTTTCCTAACCGCCATTCTCATGGTACGCCGCATCCAAGGTGCCTTATTATTGGGCATTTTGGGAACCGCTTGGTTGGGATGGATTTTGGGAATCGCCGCGGCACCCGCTAAAATTGTAGAAATTCCGCCCTTCCCCACCGACTTGTGGGGACAAGCCATCTCAGCCATCACCAACTTGCCGGTGCGATCTTTTTTCAATATAATTCCCGTACTTCTGGTTTTTTTATTTGTGGATTTATTCGATACCATTGGCACTTTAACCGGTTTGGGGATTCAAGCTGGATATATCAATGAAAACAGTCAGCTCCCCCGGGGCAAATCTGCCTTCATGGCCGACGCGGTGGGAACAACAGTAGGAGCCATTTTGGGAACCTCCACGGTAACCACCTATGTAGAGTCTGCCGCCGGCGTTTCTCAGGGAGGTCGTACTGGCTTTACCGGCTTGGTCGTGGCGGTTTTGTTCCTCATTTCGATCTTCTTTATTCCCTTGCTGGCAGCTATTCCTGCGTTTGCCACAGCGGGTGCATTGTTAATGGTGGGTATACTAATGGCAGGGAGTATTCAAAACATTCGCTGGCACGATCCGGCGGAAGCTATTCCTGCTTTTTTTATTTTGCTGGGAATTCCCTTAAGTTTTTCTATTGCTGACGGACTGGCCATGGGCACTATAGCCTATCCTATTTTAAAAACCGCTCAAGGGAAATTTCGCGAAATTTCTCTGACCGTCTGGGCACTGGCGGGTTTGTTTGTGCTGAAATTTGTTTTGGCCAATCCCACAGCTGCCACCTAAGCACGCCAAACCTGCTGGTTATGTATGGGGACAGCGGCCAGCCGCTCGTGGAAAACGCTCCTTAGAAAAATGGCCTTCGCAAAAATTCCCCCGGATGCTGGCTAGCATTCTGGGCAACAGGCATATAGGATCTAGGCTAGATTAAGGCTGGATATCCTTGTTGTTAGTAGGTGCTTCTGGATTGCAAACGGTTCCCTGTTAGCTTGTTGTCCGTAATGGCAGCACTCCTGTTTCCCCTAGGGGGGCATGGCAGCGTTGGATCTCAGCGGACAAGGGGGCTTTCGAGAGGGGCCAACCAGAGGAGTCAAAACCAAAGACCATTCAGGAGTAAGTTTGGGGAAAACCGCATCAAAAAGCAAGGAAAAGACCGATTGAATCCTGCGTTGCAAACACATGTCTAGTATGCAGAAAACGTTTACAATTCGCTTTTGGGGGGTACGAGGAAACATACCTTGCCCCGGTTCGGAAACCGTCCGCTATGGCGGCAATACCCCCTGTGTAGAAATGCGTGTCGGCGATACCTGTTTCATTTTTGATGGTGGAACGGGATTGCGGGTT
This window encodes:
- a CDS encoding ShlB/FhaC/HecB family hemolysin secretion/activation protein, translating into MKRKKIRIGFLFGLASLLGIGWQAVAAANPQWVSPTTEPTFPDRLLPRSSPTHTPATMEVLPDREPTVSQDSPETPIQVRNIVVSGSTILSPEQIQNLVSAYENRTLSLQDLQQAADKITQYYIERDYITSRAILPDQVVRDGMVRIQVLEGQLQAIEVMGNQQTHAGYIRRRLALAGTAPVNAAKLEEQLRLLRRNPLFDNVEATLKPGDKINSSILQVRVAEAKPWNITVGADNYSPPSVGSERFGMTVRYRNFTGWGDELTARYAFTQENGADSFDVSYRLPLNAKNGTLQLRAAPGRNQVIQEPFADLDIRGEREFYQVSFRQPLVRSSREEFALYWGITHQENETFTIVGPTPFGFGPDEDGISRITTLEFGQDYIRRHENSAWALRSQFNFGVDIFDATTNPDPIPDGRFFSWIARLQRVQRIGKDHLLVLAANLQLSPDGLLAPEQFIIGGGQSLRGYRQNVRSGDNGLRASVEGRFTVARDEAGLPTMQLAPFLDMGTVWNVEDNPNPLPDETFLLAVGLGMFWEPVPNFEVRLDYGIPLIDLDDRGDNIQEDGLHFRVNYRL
- a CDS encoding class I SAM-dependent RNA methyltransferase, producing MPQYFATVARSLEETAARELERLGATQVQPEFTGVRFRGDRELLYRVNLWARTIFRVLVPIYEFPCRDRKSLYKGIREIDWDRYLYPENTFAVRATGKNKQLNHTHFTALEVKNAIVDGQRDRTGNRSSIDINRPDLSINVHVHKNRCIVSLDSSGESLHRRGYRPAVGWAPLKETLAAALLDLAEWHPHLPFLDPMCGSGTLPIEAAMQSCQIAPGLFRKKFPFTNWPDFDASLWKKVYQEAIDCQRNSPPAPIWGSDRDREVLQQARTNASLCQLTSSITFSQTDITDLQAPADCGIIICNPPYGQRLGNSQQLSALYKQLGDIFKQRFTGWTAFIITGNKELAKCVGLKASRRIPVYNGSEPCTFLKYELY
- the trmB gene encoding tRNA (guanosine(46)-N7)-methyltransferase TrmB, whose protein sequence is MARVRVRQHVNPLSKAYQKPITPPNWQQIYAHPHQPLHLDIGCARGRLLQELAPQSPQWNFLGTEIRHPLVDEANRWRDEQELSNLHFLFCNINTSAAPLLQSLPENVLQCVSILFPDPWFKKRHQKRRMVQPSLVALLAQYLVSGGRVILASDVESVATQMWECFAAHPTFACESQQWLPENPLPTASEREIATLNKGEPVYRTVFVKK
- a CDS encoding PstS family phosphate ABC transporter substrate-binding protein, which encodes MIGYKKIDGKVFLCLGLSVIALATGCAREQQSSNASQGEPKIQIDGSSTVYPITNEVALKYDFEKNDAPNIQVSFSGTGGGFRQFCTGETDINNASRPINHQERAACQQAGVEYMELPIAYDAITVVVHPENDWADAITTAELREIWQPDTQIAQWNQLRSEWPAAPINLYGPGTDSGTFDYFTENIVGEAGVSRTDYEDSEDDVVLVEGVAEDPNALGYFGYFYYLENTARLKALAVDNGEGAVFPSPATVKNGQYTPLSRPLFLYVNVNSLDEKPELQAFLDYYLTHGRQLVSTVGYIPLTHEKYNQVHAQIQNRNHSHQSSQKTPQIRQMQAKTEKIVP
- a CDS encoding orange carotenoid-binding protein encodes the protein MPFTIESARNIFPNTATADAVPATTNRFEQLSAEDQLALIWFAYLEMGKTITIAAPGAARMQLAERTLNQIRQMSFQEQSQTMCDLANRADTEICRTYATWSPNIKLGFWYQLGQWMEQGIVAPIPEGYQLSASASAVLEAIKGLQPDQQITVLRNTVVNMGFDPNKLGTYNPVTEPVEPPKDMSQRSRVTIEGVTNPTVLAYMNNLNANDFDALIELFAPDGGLQPPFQRPIVGKEAILQFFRAECQNLKLLPERGVSEPAEDGYTQIKVTGKVQTPWLGASVGMNIAWRFLLNADNKIFFVAIDLLASPKELVNLSR
- a CDS encoding phospholipid carrier-dependent glycosyltransferase gives rise to the protein MTTNQKPHFWRLAWVGIFLFSLVLRFWHISQFNQLVFDEVYFATFANNYLTQTEFFDTHPPLGKYLIAVGIWVGQHLPFPETPTNTETGSLLTPFDYRWMNAAVGSFVPLLVGGIAYQLGRWRWQLPQAQTYAIAAALLVALDGLFLVESRYALINIYLVFFGLCGQYAFLRGVSARGRRRWMWFAGAGGALGAAAAVKWNGLGFWLGLQGFGAIAWWQHRQKFSPQPSSLGQDFPWVSLYITGQAAITYGLLWIPHLLIFPEPGFWEMQVESFSYHQRIGSSEEVHPYCSSWYSWVVMARPIAYLYQTNERTGMVRDVHAMGNPVLWWLGAIAILACAIVVVVALIDCLNGRLSSRWLVSYGRSSTSSSNQTPVPAIPLYLLVNYLANWLPWSQVSRCLFLYHYMSAALFAWLALAWLVAHWFHRRELGWRWGAIAVLLAVGLSFLFWLPIYLGFPLSQKAWELRMWFESWI
- a CDS encoding NCS2 family permease — encoded protein: MNPLDSHSTFVARFFKFAENGTTLRTEILAGITTFFTMAYILAVNPGILGEAIFLEQPQDLFAELAIATAIASAIATLVMALFANYPFALAPGMGLNAFFAFSVVLGMGIDWRVALFAIFLEGLLFIILTLTELRSHLLRAIPDCLKQATAAGIGLFLAYIAVTGDPESGSSGSGIIAIDQATTTTLGNLANPATVLAIAGIFLTAILMVRRIQGALLLGILGTAWLGWILGIAAAPAKIVEIPPFPTDLWGQAISAITNLPVRSFFNIIPVLLVFLFVDLFDTIGTLTGLGIQAGYINENSQLPRGKSAFMADAVGTTVGAILGTSTVTTYVESAAGVSQGGRTGFTGLVVAVLFLISIFFIPLLAAIPAFATAGALLMVGILMAGSIQNIRWHDPAEAIPAFFILLGIPLSFSIADGLAMGTIAYPILKTAQGKFREISLTVWALAGLFVLKFVLANPTAAT